GTCATTTTTTAGTCAAAATTGAAGTGgctgaagtgaaatttttttattttcgtaACGATCGGTATCTAGGCTTTTGGCTTGACTAATCCCGCAGGCCTATACCGACCGCACAATTGCATGGACCAGATTGTATTggggttgaataagaaccatttaCTTTTATCGAAatcagtgaagagcactaaacatcccGTGTGAATGGCCCCAAGGAAGTAAGAGGAGTTCgactcagaaccacatgcttcttgAAGTGAAGGTCTCTTGCCAACTTGGCTAACCCCTTGGAGTTAACCAAGTGGAAAAGTAAGATGAGACATTATATGCTTGAATCTGAATCCAAAATTTGACACGTGACTAACTTTGGACCATTTTCTAAAAATCCATGCAAGAGAAATTGTCACCACTCATTTTTGTGGCAAAAGTCTAGAGATACCCTCTAAAGCCTACCAGTCAAAATAATTCTGCCATAAAACTCCTAAACTGAAAATTTGGCCAGTTTCTTAAATTAGATAGTATCTTAATTTATCTATTGCCAAAATTTCCTTGAATAATAACTGTATAATCTTTTATATGCCTAAATTGTTCTTACCAATTCTTTCTATAGTCATGCATTTGAACTGGAAAGTCTCAAAATTGATTCCTACCGTGGTAGTTTGAATTTTTACTAGAGCCAACCACATGGGAAGTTATTCTGACCTAAAAAACATACGGTCTagatttttcaaaaaagaaatatatcttTTAATTAGATAAAACTCCATGAAGACATCAATTTTTTGGTTAATGTTATTGTTTCAAGAAAATTTCTTACATCCTAATTTTTGGTAAGTTAGGAATGTCAGGAATTAAAGGGGAAGGTTGGATCCCTTTCGCTGAATGTGCTTTTCGTGTtgccttttcttgatttttgctttttgcttgCAATTACCATAGCATTTTGAATTATATATGTCATATATTATTGTTTTAGTGGGCGTATTTGTAGCAGTGAATTTAATAATTTGGTgcttatataaaataaattatttaataattaGATTGTTATCTATATCTTCCTTAGAAACTGTTTTAGACTATCAATGCCCTTTCTTGGGTGCAGAGGGGCTTCAGCAGTTAAGTAAAATGTGAATTATGTTATGGGTATAGATATAGAGTTGAGATGCCTTGGGGAAGGGTAAGTACATTACTCAACTTACCCCACCTGTATAGGGTAAGTACATTACTCAACTTGCCCTACCTGTATAGAGAGGCCTACTTATCACAAAATTTAAGTCTCGCATGACTAAAAACGTCATACAAAAACAAGTGCAAGTTCAATGTGCTTATTCCCAACTGCCCTTaatgaaataaatttttatgaTCCACTTAGTCAAATCCTTCTAATATATACCACTTTGAGGGCTACTCTATTAAGATCGATTGATACCATAATAAGATTTCAGCCATTGCATATTCAATGGTTGCCCTATGTTGTCAAATTTGAGTTGTTAACCAATTTTTGGAAATTATATCTCCATGTGGGAAAAGCACgaaaaccatgaaaataaatagatgaTTATGTGGAGATGAAATCCACAAATTTTTGAGTTCTAACTGATCAGTTACCCTATTAGAGCAAGAGTTTCATCCATCGCTAAAGGATCTGGCAATTCATGGGTCAATGTCACTTACATAAACGCCAAAGTTTGGGGCTTGTTGAACTGTCAACtacaaatggattttttttttttttaatttttttgaagaaaacatATGTATGgttaaaatagaagaaaaatgcCAATAAAGAGGGGTGTACGGTTCAGTTTGATGACAACTGGACGATCCAAACTGTACTCCATTATGCAAACATTAAAATTTCCACAACACATTTCCATGTGGAACAACTAGTTCAGCTATTTAGGATCCTTTACCAACCTAGAAAACAGCTTCAGACTAATTTgacattttcttgtattttattaGCATTTTGAAAATTGTTTGGAAAGTCCCTTCATCCTACCCATAGCCTCATCAAATTACTTCccctcaaaaaaacaaaaacgcTGAGGGTGAGGGTAAGGTTCTAAAACTTCCCCCCTTGACACTTCCTTGACACTCAATCGGTCTGGTGCTTTTTAGGTGATGTactaaggttctaaaacttggaaaCGGTGTAACGATCGGTCGGGATCAGCCTGAATCAGACAATATTACcactatttttaataaaaatcattttttttttataacgtCATTATCTTTCGGCTATACCTGTGTATTGAGATTAAATCACTCAAGATCAATATCGATCTGATCCAATTTTTAGGCCATGCTTGGTGGACGATTTGTAGATAGGGTTGAACAATCAACAAAGGGAACCCAATTTCTTCTCACTAACTCATGTTAAAACTTGAAGTTCTCGGTTACTATATGGTTGAGTTTTCCGGCTAAGACAGGGAGCTCAGATGAAGATGTGGGCTTACCCACTCATATTTTAGATTCCCTGGCCAGGGATGCTGAGGGTAGACTTCACTATCGGTTTTAATGTGCTTTTctttctcctgctgatggcaatgccgaaggtgggagacTAGAAAATGCTTTTGgtgtattttcttttattttgcatTGCTTTGAATTCctcttttttaatgaaataatttctttagcaaaaaaaaaatatggttgaGTATTCTGTCCAAATATTTGAATGGAAATACATATTAATAATTCTTTAACGGTGTATATAGTGGTAGCTTTTGTTTGATTATAGGGGCTATCGTCATGGTAGAGGTAGACAATATTAGGGGTTGGGGGTTGTTCTCTCCACAATAAGTTCTTGAAGCTTGTCTTTAACTAGGATAGGTCAGCTTTACACACGATGTAGCtaaataagaagagaaaataagaaaaatggaaGAGTTTTCTGTAATGGAGCGTGCTTCCCATATCAATGCCGGGTCAATAGAGTactagaagcatcaataggtaGGTATTTTCACCTTTTATAGGGATGAGGTGGTCATTTCGCTTGTCTCTAGACTTTTTGTTTGGGTGCAGCCCCTCATGCTCAAATCGAGTCCTTTTTCAAGTAAGATAATTGGGaattttttgtgtgtgtgtgtgtgtgtgtgtgtgtgtgtgtgtgtgtgtgtttggaGAAGGAAATTGATTTTCTGAGAATGAAACAGAATAGAGGGGCTGGTTTTTGTAtttaaaaattggaaaaaatatttttgtgggGGGAGTGTGGCCCATGCAACCGGACATAGGGAGTGAAATGATTAGTCACCTCCTGTTAAATGGAAAATAATGCCTCTATTGATGCGTCTTCTTGCACTCCCAATAGGCGTTCATGCACGCATAGGAACTGCACTCTCCCATTGAAAACACTTTCCCTTGAAATTTTGAGGGCTCAAGGTACTTGGAAGTACTTTTTTAAAACGTAATcatgaaaagagaaatttttgctttttattttttcataggGAAAATTAGGAAACTACAGAATATGTTTAGCCATTTAAGGGGCTCACAAAagctttccctctttttttatttgttattactATAAAATTTCCCCTCAATATAAATACAAACATCTCCCAAAGGCACAGACCCAATGTATTCTATTCATTGTTTCAGTTCCACCATGACCCATCTCATTTTGTTGCTTGGACTTCTGATTGTTGCAAACTTTAGTGTAAGAAAAAAGATGCTTTTCCATTATTCAATAATTTCAATGTGGCTATCACTTGTTAGGATTTTTcttacttattttattttatcttgctATGAAATCACAGGGTTCTAGAGCTGAAAATGCCTTTTCACAATACTGGGAAGAGCATATTGGCCTTCCACACCCTCCACATTGGCTTGCTGCAAAGGCTTCTCCATTGAGCCTCTATCAAATGACAATGTTTATGAAGCTTATGGAGAAAAATGAGATTGCTTCCCACCTGCGCTCATTTTGTAAGCAAGCTAATATTGCTTGTTCTACAAATGCACTGGTGAAGAAGACAATAAACGACACAAGCTTGCCACCAATATCCCATTGGAATGATCTCAAACTGAAATATGAAGGCCTTCCAAATGAAACACCCTTGTCGGTTGCCAGCCAAGGGGGATTGCCCTTTTTCCGGGAGTCAATGGTGCAAGAAGGAGGTTTCATGTCTATACCTGATCTAAGGGATCCAATGTCATATAAATCATTTTTACCGCGACCTTTGGCattaaaaatcccattttcctttgcATGGATTGAGGAATTGAAAAAGATTTTTGATGTGGTGGAAGAATCAAACATGGATGAGTATATTCAAGACACTCTCAAGAAATGTGAAAAGAGTCCTAATAGAGGAGAGCAGTGCATCTGTGCTACTTCTGCCGAGGATCTcattgattttgttgttgagAAATTAGGGAACCATGTACGCGCATGGAGTACTGAGAGCATTGAAGGATCTTGTAAGAATGTCACAATTGGAACTATGAAACTAATATATGGAAACCTCTCTGAACCACCAGCCCTATGCCATAGTGAGCCATTCCCATTTCAAGTCTATTATTGCCACATTCTACGTAATGTAAAAGTATATGCAGTTGATATACGTTCCAAAAAAAAGGTGAATCATGCGATCATGACATGCCACTATGACACATCAACTTGGAGTCAAAACCATCTTGCTTTTAAGCTGTTGGGTTTTGGCCCAGGCATAATTGAAGTCTGTCATTGGATAAATGAGAATGGAGTGGTCTGGACAAAAGCTCTAGGTTGAGCAGCATTATAAAGATTTGATTATCTTCAGTTCCCTTGTTTTCAATTAAATGTTACTGCTATTTGAAGGATAAATAATGATCTATTTTTCCTTGCTTATTATATCTTGAATTTTCAATATAATTTTGTTCTCCAATTCATCAAGTAAAATCCCATAAAAAAGCTCTTCTTTGAGATAATCTTTTACATTCTTCAAATATCCTATTATTTCCTTTCACTTCATGTATGGTGATTGCGAGCAATGATAAAGCATGTAGTAGAATGATTTCTTGTATAGCCACGATCCTCATCCCCACATCTTCATTGTATAGCTTGTTTTACTTTCATGTATATTAACCATTGTTTTGTAGCCAAGCCTCGTAGGTAAGCCTTCTAAGATTTCCTTGTATTTTATTCTATAATCTTAGCATATGTATAGTAGTTCATATATTATTAGCCAAGTAATAGGAAGACCGGCATTTTCTGGGATGAATTGGGGTGTCTAGTACCTTCCCCGAACAGTCACTTGACCCGAATTCAGACCAACAGTTCTACCCCATCTCCATTGGAAGAATCATAGAGTCATAGATTGTTTCATGTAGGTCCTAGACCCTATTCTAGTTGGTGACTCCCACATTAccatttcccttttctttgtcTCCCTTAGAGAGATGGTTGATATAGAAGATGCATGGCATTCATCCATGCATCGCAGCACCCCAATGTCCTCACAGAAGGGTGTATTATATACAATACTCTCTTTGGAAGATGTCCagatcatggtttaaagtattaccaatacgatatgatacccttgcgatatgtatcttaaatttagtcgatcgatacggtgatcgatacctatactttaatccttgatctttagcatatcttagcgtattttcaatacatatcttaaatttagctgaccagTATGATAgccaatactgatactttaaaccttggtcTAGATTGATACGGCACTCGGTAAACAACTGACATCATTGGTGAACAAAGTTTGGCTCAACCAGTCGGTTCATTAGTacc
This genomic interval from Macadamia integrifolia cultivar HAES 741 unplaced genomic scaffold, SCU_Mint_v3 scaffold3362, whole genome shotgun sequence contains the following:
- the LOC122068037 gene encoding polygalacturonase non-catalytic subunit AroGP2-like, translated to MYSIHCFSSTMTHLILLLGLLIVANFSGSRAENAFSQYWEEHIGLPHPPHWLAAKASPLSLYQMTMFMKLMEKNEIASHLRSFCKQANIACSTNALVKKTINDTSLPPISHWNDLKLKYEGLPNETPLSVASQGGLPFFRESMVQEGGFMSIPDLRDPMSYKSFLPRPLALKIPFSFAWIEELKKIFDVVEESNMDEYIQDTLKKCEKSPNRGEQCICATSAEDLIDFVVEKLGNHVRAWSTESIEGSCKNVTIGTMKLIYGNLSEPPALCHSEPFPFQVYYCHILRNVKVYAVDIRSKKKVNHAIMTCHYDTSTWSQNHLAFKLLGFGPGIIEVCHWINENGVVWTKALG